Proteins from a genomic interval of Halomonas alkaliantarctica:
- the pyrC gene encoding dihydroorotase yields MDTVTLTRPDDWHLHLRDDEALKAVVGHTAAQMGRAIIMPNLTPPVTTTAQALEYRQRILAALPAGSTFEPLMVLYLTDTTPPEEIERAAQSGIVKAVKLYPAGATTNSDSGVTDLAHCDATIEMMAKVGMPLLVHGEVTHAEIDIFDREAVFIETVMKPLLERHPALKVVCEHITTQQAAEFVAQAPDNVVATITAHHLLFNRNKMLVGGIRPHYYCLPILKREQHRQALLKAATSGSHKFFLGTDSAPHSQGAKESSCGCAGAYTAPAAIELYATAFDEMNALDKLEAFASLNGPLFYGLSANTDTITLERRDWALPESYPYAQGEKIIPLLAGETLSWAVRS; encoded by the coding sequence GTGGACACTGTGACACTGACCCGACCCGATGATTGGCACCTTCACCTACGCGATGATGAGGCGCTTAAAGCGGTAGTCGGCCATACTGCCGCACAAATGGGGCGGGCGATCATTATGCCCAATCTCACCCCGCCAGTTACCACTACGGCTCAGGCGCTTGAATACCGCCAGCGTATTCTCGCTGCCTTGCCTGCGGGCAGTACTTTCGAGCCCTTAATGGTGCTCTATCTCACCGATACAACGCCGCCGGAAGAGATTGAGCGTGCGGCACAAAGTGGCATTGTTAAAGCGGTGAAGCTCTACCCGGCGGGGGCCACCACTAACTCCGATTCAGGCGTGACCGATTTAGCCCACTGTGACGCAACTATTGAGATGATGGCTAAGGTCGGCATGCCTCTTTTGGTCCACGGTGAAGTCACCCATGCCGAAATCGATATTTTTGACCGCGAAGCGGTGTTTATTGAAACGGTGATGAAGCCACTGCTAGAGCGTCATCCAGCGCTGAAAGTAGTGTGTGAGCATATCACCACCCAGCAAGCCGCTGAGTTTGTTGCCCAGGCGCCTGATAACGTGGTCGCAACCATTACCGCCCATCATCTGCTGTTTAACCGCAATAAGATGCTGGTAGGAGGCATTCGTCCTCACTACTACTGTCTACCCATACTCAAGCGCGAGCAGCATCGCCAGGCGCTGCTAAAAGCGGCCACCAGCGGTAGCCATAAGTTCTTTTTGGGCACTGATAGCGCGCCTCACTCCCAAGGTGCTAAAGAGTCGAGCTGTGGTTGTGCAGGCGCCTACACCGCCCCCGCGGCCATTGAACTTTACGCCACCGCCTTTGACGAAATGAATGCCTTGGACAAGCTGGAAGCCTTCGCCAGCCTTAATGGGCCGCTTTTTTATGGGCTTTCGGCTAACACAGACACCATTACGCTCGAGCGAAGGGATTGGGCGCTGCCGGAAAGTTACCCTTACGCCCAGGGGGAGAAAATTATTCCCTTGCTGGCGGGGGAAACGCTTAGCTGGGCGGTGAGGTCTTAA
- the mtnN gene encoding 5'-methylthioadenosine/S-adenosylhomocysteine nucleosidase, protein MKRIGIIGAMAQEVSTLVSQLDNPERYEHAGFVFYTGTRYGLEVIVLQSGIGKVNAAVGTAILLERHQPDAIINTGSAGGFAADLAIGDVIISDEVRHHDVDAVVFGYEIGQVPGMPAAYLADKSLRELAHNAIASLGEVQVREGLIATGDAFMADPARVDATRAQFPSMLAVEMEGAAIAQTCHLYQCPFVVIRALSDIPGSGDNHLSFDEFLEVAADHSSRMVDQMLKQLGNA, encoded by the coding sequence GTGAAGCGTATTGGTATTATTGGCGCAATGGCGCAGGAAGTGAGCACCTTGGTGAGTCAACTGGATAACCCCGAGCGCTACGAGCACGCGGGTTTTGTCTTCTATACCGGCACGCGTTACGGCCTCGAGGTCATTGTTTTGCAGTCGGGAATAGGTAAAGTCAACGCTGCGGTAGGCACGGCTATCTTACTAGAACGCCATCAACCCGACGCCATTATCAACACCGGTTCCGCCGGTGGCTTTGCCGCCGATTTAGCCATTGGCGATGTGATCATTTCGGACGAAGTACGCCATCACGACGTCGACGCAGTGGTATTTGGCTACGAAATAGGCCAAGTACCGGGGATGCCCGCCGCCTACTTAGCCGATAAATCCCTGCGAGAATTGGCGCATAACGCCATCGCCTCGCTAGGTGAGGTTCAGGTGCGCGAAGGCTTGATCGCCACAGGTGACGCCTTTATGGCTGACCCAGCCCGGGTAGATGCAACCCGCGCCCAGTTCCCCAGCATGCTTGCGGTAGAAATGGAGGGCGCCGCCATTGCCCAAACGTGCCACCTCTACCAGTGCCCTTTCGTGGTTATCCGTGCGCTCTCTGATATTCCTGGCAGTGGCGACAACCACCTCTCCTTCGATGAGTTTCTGGAAGTGGCCGCCGACCACTCATCGCGCATGGTTGATCAAATGCTTAAGCAGCTTGGCAACGCCTAG
- the folD gene encoding bifunctional methylenetetrahydrofolate dehydrogenase/methenyltetrahydrofolate cyclohydrolase FolD: MTAQLIDGKAIAATVRQQVAEKIAARRQAGGRAPGLAVVVVGDDPASQVYVSNKHRACEQAGILSFQHALPTTTSQHELEALVDQLNSDPAVDGILVQLPLPKHLDAEPILERILPGKDVDGFHPYNIGRLAQRMPALRPCTPKGIMTLLAQTDVALRGLDATVVGASNIVGRPMALELMLAGCTTTVCHRFTRNLDDHIRRADILVVAVGKPGIVKGEWIKPGAIVIDVGINRQDDGSLKGDLDFATAAERASFITPVPGGVGPMTVATLLENTLEAAEQHDLAAVEHA; this comes from the coding sequence ATGACCGCCCAACTAATCGATGGCAAAGCCATCGCTGCTACTGTCCGCCAACAGGTTGCCGAAAAGATCGCTGCACGCCGTCAAGCAGGCGGGCGGGCACCGGGACTAGCCGTGGTTGTGGTCGGGGACGATCCCGCCTCTCAAGTGTATGTCAGCAACAAACACCGCGCCTGTGAACAGGCCGGCATTCTCTCCTTTCAGCACGCCCTTCCCACTACAACCTCACAGCATGAGCTGGAAGCCCTGGTTGATCAGCTCAACAGCGATCCAGCTGTTGATGGCATCTTGGTTCAACTGCCACTGCCTAAGCATCTTGATGCTGAGCCCATTTTAGAGCGTATCCTGCCTGGCAAAGATGTCGATGGGTTTCACCCCTACAATATTGGCCGCTTAGCGCAGCGTATGCCCGCCCTGCGCCCCTGTACGCCGAAAGGGATCATGACCCTACTGGCACAGACCGATGTTGCGCTACGCGGCTTAGACGCCACCGTAGTGGGTGCCTCCAACATTGTAGGCCGCCCTATGGCGCTGGAACTGATGCTGGCGGGCTGTACCACCACCGTGTGCCACCGTTTCACCCGCAATCTTGACGATCATATACGCCGCGCCGACATTCTAGTCGTGGCCGTCGGCAAGCCGGGTATCGTGAAAGGCGAATGGATCAAGCCGGGCGCTATCGTGATCGACGTAGGCATCAACCGCCAGGACGATGGCTCCTTAAAAGGCGATCTTGATTTTGCCACCGCTGCCGAACGCGCTAGTTTCATCACCCCCGTACCCGGAGGCGTTGGGCCAATGACCGTTGCAACGCTGCTGGAAAATACCCTTGAAGCCGCTGAGCAACACGATTTAGCTGCCGTAGAGCACGCCTGA
- the amt gene encoding ammonium transporter, which translates to MPATLDIDSSLLDTLWVLWAAALVFVMQAGFLCLEAGTTRTKNAINVAMKNVADFAIAVSVFWLVGFGLMFGDSQYGLIGTTLLGWQLDTSGSWVLTVFIFQAMFCATAATIVSGAVAERMPFLAYTWTALWIALLIYPIFGHWAWGGLLGGSQGWLGSLGFVDFAGSTVVHSVGGWVALAAVLCIGPRSGRFTHGKPPTAFPSGNLPLAMLGALFMILGWFGFNGGSTLAVTEQIPGIIANTVLGAVGGILSGMLMGLRTRRYADVMYAINGAIAGLVAVTASAHAITLSAAFGLGAVSGVLMVLTSEWLLSKHIDDAVSAIPSHLVAGVWGTLALPWVADPMLLQSGLSRSTQFGVQLIGVVVCGVWSFGSAWLLFRITRRFLPIRISHEAEKMGLNLAEHGANNELNQLLEHMRQHEQQGDMRQRIDADPFTEVGEIAASYNRVTAALERAVGHTRVMLRNLRDGVITWQADGTLTSLNPGAEHLFEVDAKRLIGQPVSQLLPTRSLTPGARHEIKRRCADMQVRYLEIQVSEGASGSVSERSGMVRDITERKQLQEQLNRERDLARTTLASIGDGVITCDASGNVTFINAEAKRLTGWTLEEAMDKPIHVVYQLINEISSEPLSNPARQVLTQLTPVHATEHCLLVNRDHSPTPIQHSASPIRSRSGITLGAVVVFQDVSLTRQLSEQLSYQVSHDILTDLLNRRAFESALSALLNRKDGHHVMCYLDLDQFKIVNDTCGHLAGDELLRQVALKLKDHVRSSDIAARLGGDEFALLLPDCAIERAMTIGEALRCDIEQYRFAWQGHTFGIGVSIGLVELTAAHPMQLSQVLHASDSACYAAKEAGRNRIHCYQPDDHSLQEKHGALQWVQRLQNGLDNDTFRLFAQPITAVCADGPGYREILLRLEEHGEVIAPGSFLPAAERYHFMVRIDRWVIRNTLAWLGDQNRHATLPSHSLWGINLSGSSLSDADFCQDLIRQVATADLPHGTLCFEITESTAIAQLSRVSELIVTLKEYGCHFALDDFGTGLSSFSYLKQLPVDYLKIDGNFIRNVHQDPIDRAMVEAIHAVGKALEIKTIAEFVETQATLETLHHIGIDYAQGNFLGRPEPLTHLAGHRIKVMPR; encoded by the coding sequence ATGCCTGCCACGCTAGATATTGATAGTTCGCTGCTCGACACGCTCTGGGTACTGTGGGCTGCTGCCCTCGTATTTGTGATGCAAGCTGGCTTTCTCTGTCTGGAAGCTGGCACTACACGCACAAAGAACGCTATCAACGTCGCTATGAAAAACGTAGCGGACTTTGCCATTGCCGTCAGTGTTTTTTGGTTAGTCGGGTTTGGCCTCATGTTTGGCGACTCTCAGTACGGCTTAATCGGCACAACGCTGTTGGGTTGGCAATTAGACACTTCCGGCAGTTGGGTGCTTACCGTTTTTATCTTCCAAGCAATGTTCTGTGCTACCGCCGCCACCATTGTGTCAGGCGCGGTGGCAGAGCGTATGCCCTTTTTAGCCTATACCTGGACGGCCCTCTGGATAGCCTTGCTTATCTACCCGATTTTTGGTCACTGGGCATGGGGCGGGCTTTTGGGTGGAAGCCAAGGTTGGCTTGGCTCGCTTGGGTTTGTCGACTTTGCCGGCTCTACGGTCGTGCATAGCGTGGGCGGCTGGGTAGCGCTGGCAGCGGTACTCTGTATCGGCCCACGCAGCGGTCGCTTCACCCATGGCAAGCCTCCCACCGCCTTTCCTTCGGGCAACTTACCCCTCGCTATGCTGGGAGCGCTGTTTATGATCTTAGGCTGGTTTGGCTTTAACGGCGGCAGCACACTGGCCGTTACTGAGCAAATACCCGGCATAATAGCCAATACTGTGCTGGGCGCGGTCGGCGGGATACTCTCGGGGATGCTGATGGGACTGCGCACTCGGCGCTATGCCGACGTCATGTATGCAATTAATGGTGCCATTGCGGGCTTGGTCGCCGTCACCGCCAGCGCTCATGCGATCACTTTGTCGGCGGCATTTGGGCTGGGGGCGGTTAGCGGTGTTCTCATGGTGCTGACCAGCGAATGGCTACTAAGTAAACATATTGACGATGCAGTCAGCGCCATTCCCTCGCACCTCGTCGCGGGCGTATGGGGCACGCTTGCACTGCCCTGGGTCGCTGACCCAATGCTATTGCAGAGTGGCTTGTCTCGATCTACTCAATTTGGCGTTCAGTTGATCGGCGTTGTGGTATGCGGTGTCTGGAGCTTTGGCAGCGCCTGGCTGCTGTTCCGCATTACCCGACGATTCCTGCCCATACGCATCTCTCATGAAGCAGAAAAGATGGGGCTCAACCTCGCAGAGCATGGCGCCAATAATGAGCTGAACCAACTACTTGAGCATATGCGCCAGCATGAACAGCAAGGCGATATGCGCCAGCGTATTGACGCCGATCCGTTTACCGAAGTAGGCGAAATAGCGGCGAGCTATAATCGCGTCACCGCCGCACTTGAACGCGCCGTCGGGCATACCCGTGTGATGCTGCGTAATCTCCGCGATGGCGTGATTACCTGGCAGGCAGACGGCACCCTGACCAGCCTCAACCCTGGTGCGGAGCACCTTTTCGAAGTCGACGCCAAACGGCTTATTGGCCAACCTGTTTCACAGCTATTACCAACCCGCTCGCTAACCCCCGGTGCACGCCATGAAATTAAGCGACGCTGCGCCGATATGCAGGTGCGCTACCTGGAAATACAAGTTAGTGAAGGCGCCAGTGGTTCCGTGTCAGAGCGCTCGGGCATGGTGCGGGATATTACCGAGCGTAAACAGCTGCAGGAGCAGCTAAACCGCGAACGCGACCTTGCCCGCACCACGCTGGCATCCATCGGTGACGGCGTCATTACCTGCGACGCTAGTGGCAACGTAACGTTTATTAATGCAGAAGCTAAGCGCTTGACCGGATGGACACTCGAGGAGGCCATGGATAAACCCATTCATGTGGTTTACCAATTAATCAATGAAATCAGCAGTGAACCGCTAAGCAATCCAGCTAGACAAGTGCTTACCCAGCTCACCCCGGTGCACGCCACCGAACATTGCCTGCTGGTGAATCGTGATCACTCGCCTACCCCCATCCAACACAGTGCTTCACCGATACGTTCCCGCAGCGGTATTACCTTAGGTGCAGTCGTTGTTTTTCAGGATGTTAGCCTTACTCGCCAGCTTTCTGAACAGCTGAGCTATCAGGTCAGCCACGATATCCTCACCGACCTGCTCAACCGCCGAGCCTTTGAATCAGCGCTCAGTGCATTACTCAATCGCAAAGATGGCCATCATGTGATGTGCTACTTAGATCTCGATCAATTCAAAATCGTCAATGACACCTGCGGCCATCTCGCTGGAGACGAGCTGTTGCGCCAAGTGGCGTTAAAATTGAAAGATCATGTGCGCAGTAGCGATATAGCCGCACGTCTAGGCGGCGATGAATTCGCTTTGTTGCTACCTGACTGTGCGATAGAGCGAGCAATGACGATTGGAGAAGCGCTTCGCTGCGATATCGAACAGTACCGTTTTGCTTGGCAGGGACACACCTTTGGTATCGGGGTGAGTATTGGACTAGTTGAGCTAACCGCTGCTCATCCCATGCAGTTGAGCCAGGTTCTTCACGCCTCCGACTCGGCGTGCTACGCCGCCAAAGAGGCAGGCCGCAATCGCATCCACTGCTATCAGCCTGACGATCACTCATTACAAGAGAAACACGGTGCACTACAGTGGGTGCAGCGCTTGCAAAATGGCTTGGATAACGACACCTTCCGCCTTTTCGCCCAACCCATTACAGCCGTTTGTGCCGATGGCCCTGGCTACCGAGAAATTCTGCTGCGACTTGAAGAGCATGGAGAGGTCATCGCGCCAGGTAGCTTTCTACCCGCCGCCGAGCGTTATCACTTTATGGTACGTATTGACCGCTGGGTGATTCGTAACACCCTAGCCTGGTTAGGAGATCAAAACCGCCACGCAACACTGCCGTCTCATAGCTTGTGGGGGATCAATCTTTCTGGGTCATCACTTTCCGATGCGGATTTTTGTCAGGATCTTATTAGGCAAGTTGCCACGGCAGACCTACCCCACGGAACGCTCTGTTTTGAAATTACCGAAAGCACCGCCATTGCCCAACTATCAAGGGTTAGCGAATTAATTGTCACCCTAAAAGAGTACGGCTGCCACTTTGCACTGGATGACTTTGGCACCGGCCTCTCCTCTTTTAGCTATTTGAAGCAGTTGCCCGTGGATTATTTGAAAATTGACGGTAACTTTATTCGCAATGTACATCAGGATCCAATTGACCGTGCCATGGTTGAGGCGATTCATGCCGTTGGCAAGGCGCTGGAGATCAAGACCATCGCTGAATTTGTGGAAACGCAAGCAACGCTCGAGACGCTGCACCACATAGGAATTGACTACGCACAGGGGAATTTCCTTGGCAGACCTGAACCGCTCACCCATTTGGCGGGCCACCGCATTAAGGTAATGCCGCGTTAG
- a CDS encoding NAD(P)/FAD-dependent oxidoreductase, protein MARQTVVLGAGMVGVSIAWHLRQRGHEVTLVDRLQPGRETSFGNAGIIQREAVRPYPFPRDVKTLLSVLPNRRVDIRYRPAGMVNAASPLLRYWMNSAPKAYQKIVPEYASLIQLSLKTHGPMIDAAGAEHLVRRQGWLELYRTPEKLAARIKEAEEARHLYGVQFEQLDRAALEAKEPSLSDTIIGAIHWLDPWTVADPGGLVAAYAQAFSNDGGRILQADIKSVQQMGDRWQVNTAAESLEVDNVVVALGPWAGSWLKELGYHFPTFVKRGYHMHYAPQAPAKLNFWVMDAEVGYLLAPMNAGVRLTTGAELDRLDAPADVNQLGAAEKVARSVFPLGERRDDAPWKGARPCLPDMKPVIGPAPRHPGLWLAFGHGHQGFTLGPATGQLLADMMEGQPTAIDMAPFRADRF, encoded by the coding sequence ATGGCACGTCAAACGGTAGTTTTGGGAGCAGGTATGGTAGGTGTCAGCATCGCTTGGCATCTACGTCAGCGTGGGCATGAGGTCACCCTGGTGGATCGCCTTCAACCTGGCCGCGAAACCTCGTTTGGCAATGCGGGTATCATTCAGCGCGAAGCGGTTAGGCCTTACCCTTTTCCCCGCGACGTTAAAACGCTGCTTAGCGTTTTACCTAACCGTCGGGTAGATATTCGCTATCGCCCCGCGGGCATGGTCAACGCGGCTTCCCCGCTATTGCGCTACTGGATGAACTCTGCGCCCAAGGCTTACCAGAAAATTGTGCCGGAGTACGCCTCATTGATTCAGCTTTCGCTGAAAACCCACGGCCCGATGATTGATGCTGCAGGTGCCGAGCACTTGGTGCGCCGACAAGGGTGGCTTGAGCTTTATCGCACTCCTGAAAAGCTCGCCGCACGGATAAAAGAGGCTGAAGAAGCGCGGCACCTTTATGGTGTACAGTTTGAGCAGTTGGATAGGGCTGCGCTTGAGGCGAAAGAGCCTTCGCTGAGTGACACCATTATCGGTGCGATTCACTGGCTTGACCCCTGGACTGTCGCTGACCCAGGTGGATTGGTCGCGGCTTACGCCCAAGCGTTTAGCAATGATGGCGGGCGTATTTTGCAGGCAGATATCAAGTCGGTTCAACAAATGGGTGACCGCTGGCAGGTCAATACTGCTGCTGAATCGTTAGAAGTAGATAACGTCGTTGTGGCGCTGGGGCCCTGGGCGGGCAGCTGGCTTAAAGAATTAGGCTATCACTTTCCTACCTTTGTAAAACGTGGCTACCATATGCACTACGCGCCCCAAGCGCCAGCCAAGTTAAATTTCTGGGTTATGGATGCCGAAGTGGGCTACCTGCTGGCGCCGATGAACGCAGGGGTTCGATTAACGACTGGCGCCGAGCTTGATCGTTTGGATGCACCTGCTGACGTCAATCAACTAGGCGCCGCCGAAAAAGTTGCCCGTAGCGTGTTTCCCTTGGGCGAGCGCCGTGATGATGCCCCTTGGAAAGGCGCGCGGCCCTGCTTACCGGATATGAAACCGGTGATTGGGCCAGCGCCACGGCATCCTGGCCTATGGCTTGCCTTTGGCCATGGCCACCAGGGCTTCACCTTAGGGCCTGCTACAGGGCAGTTGCTTGCGGATATGATGGAAGGGCAGCCAACGGCCATTGATATGGCGCCATTTCGCGCTGACAGGTTCTAG
- a CDS encoding putative motility protein: MDVGISSSVSASLYMNQAQTPEQAQMQVFKEALDTQAQQVTETMASANTGAQPDLAKEGNVGTQVNTYA; this comes from the coding sequence ATGGATGTAGGCATCAGCAGTTCAGTTAGCGCGTCGCTTTATATGAACCAAGCGCAAACTCCTGAACAGGCACAAATGCAGGTGTTTAAAGAAGCGCTAGATACTCAGGCGCAGCAAGTGACCGAAACCATGGCCTCTGCGAATACTGGCGCTCAGCCTGATTTGGCCAAAGAGGGCAATGTAGGTACGCAGGTTAATACCTACGCCTAG
- a CDS encoding peptide chain release factor 3: MKETQLAREAELRRTFAIISHPDAGKTTITEKMLLFGNAIQLAGSVKSKRNDRHATSDWMKMEQERGISVTTSVMQFPYGGRIVNLLDTPGHEDFSEDTYRTLTAVDSALMVIDGAKGVEDRTIKLMEVCRLRTTPILTFINKMDRDIRDPIEVMDEVETVLNIQCAPMTWPIGMGRHFKGVYHLYNDVIHLYTQGQGSRIPDDKRIEGLDSPEVDAVLGEDQAEELRMEVELVRGASHEFDLDAYRRGELSPVYFGTAMGNFGVREMMDGFVEYAPPPQDHETNTRVVTSEDDRFTGFVFKIQANMDPNHRDRIAFLRVCSGKYEKNMKMRHVRIGKDVKIADALTFMASDRSQVEEAWPGDIIGLHNHGTIQIGDTFTVGEDMRFTGIPHFAPELFKRVRLKDPLKMKALQKGLQQLSEEGATQVFMPMDNNDLILGAVGTLQFDVVAHRLKEEYKVDCLYEGVNVQTARWVYCEDAKKLEEFKRKASANLAIDGGGYLTYIAPTRVNLQMTQERWPDIRFQLTREH, translated from the coding sequence ATGAAAGAGACTCAATTAGCCCGTGAAGCTGAGCTTCGCAGGACATTCGCTATTATCTCGCACCCCGATGCTGGTAAAACCACAATTACCGAAAAGATGCTGTTGTTTGGCAACGCCATTCAGTTGGCCGGCTCGGTGAAGAGCAAGCGTAACGATCGCCATGCAACGTCGGACTGGATGAAAATGGAGCAGGAGCGGGGTATCTCGGTAACGACCTCGGTGATGCAGTTCCCCTACGGTGGGCGCATCGTCAACCTGCTGGATACCCCTGGTCACGAAGACTTCTCTGAAGATACCTACCGCACGCTCACGGCGGTTGACTCTGCATTGATGGTAATCGATGGCGCTAAAGGCGTTGAGGATCGCACCATTAAGTTGATGGAAGTGTGTCGTCTGCGTACCACGCCGATTCTCACCTTTATCAACAAAATGGATCGCGATATCCGTGACCCCATTGAGGTGATGGATGAAGTCGAAACGGTACTGAATATTCAGTGTGCGCCGATGACCTGGCCGATTGGCATGGGCCGCCACTTTAAGGGCGTTTATCACCTCTATAACGACGTGATTCATCTCTACACCCAGGGGCAGGGCAGCCGAATCCCCGATGATAAGCGCATCGAGGGCCTGGATAGTCCCGAAGTGGATGCCGTTCTGGGAGAAGATCAGGCCGAAGAGCTGCGCATGGAAGTGGAGCTGGTGCGAGGTGCTTCCCATGAGTTTGATTTGGACGCTTATCGCCGTGGTGAGCTTTCGCCGGTCTATTTCGGTACCGCCATGGGTAACTTTGGGGTGCGTGAGATGATGGATGGCTTTGTCGAGTACGCACCGCCGCCCCAGGATCACGAAACTAATACTCGGGTAGTTACTTCCGAGGATGATCGCTTCACTGGCTTCGTGTTTAAAATACAGGCCAATATGGATCCCAACCACCGTGATCGCATTGCGTTTTTGCGGGTCTGTTCAGGCAAATACGAAAAGAACATGAAGATGCGCCATGTGCGTATTGGTAAGGACGTTAAAATTGCTGATGCGTTGACCTTTATGGCCTCTGATCGCTCTCAAGTGGAAGAAGCTTGGCCTGGCGATATTATCGGCCTCCATAATCACGGTACGATTCAGATCGGCGATACCTTTACTGTGGGTGAGGATATGCGCTTTACCGGCATACCTCACTTCGCTCCCGAGCTATTCAAGCGCGTGCGGCTTAAAGACCCGCTAAAGATGAAGGCACTACAAAAAGGCTTGCAGCAGCTTTCCGAAGAAGGTGCTACCCAGGTCTTTATGCCGATGGACAACAACGATTTGATTCTGGGAGCCGTGGGAACCCTGCAGTTCGATGTGGTCGCTCATCGCTTGAAAGAGGAGTACAAGGTCGACTGCTTGTACGAAGGCGTCAATGTTCAGACCGCCCGCTGGGTTTACTGTGAAGATGCTAAAAAACTCGAAGAGTTTAAGCGTAAAGCTAGCGCCAACCTGGCGATTGATGGCGGCGGTTACCTCACCTATATTGCGCCTACCCGGGTTAATCTGCAGATGACTCAGGAGCGCTGGCCCGACATTCGCTTCCAGCTTACCCGCGAACACTAG
- a CDS encoding TatD family hydrolase, whose translation MLIDAHCHLDFTQFDHDRAGVFEAAKAVGVAHFVVPGTTRSRWQQVLALGERVDTSICLGLHPYFIDEHQTSDITALDHLLAEHPEVVAVGECGIDGRFTDTLEEQRHYFDAQLRLAKQHSLPVVVHCVHANDKVAKRLRQLALPKAGLIHAFSGSIEQATKFLDLGFKLGLGGAVTYERAKRLRRTVEALPDDAFVLETDSPDMPLSGYQGMRNEPCRVAELCSVVAALRGQTGRQVAAQSSDTAATLFGLPLTKK comes from the coding sequence ATGCTGATCGATGCCCACTGCCATCTCGATTTTACCCAGTTCGATCATGATCGGGCCGGGGTGTTTGAGGCTGCTAAGGCAGTGGGTGTTGCGCACTTTGTGGTGCCGGGTACGACCCGTTCGCGGTGGCAGCAGGTGCTGGCACTGGGGGAGCGGGTGGATACGTCAATATGTCTTGGCCTACATCCTTACTTTATCGATGAGCATCAAACGTCGGATATTACTGCGCTTGATCATTTGCTCGCTGAGCACCCAGAGGTGGTCGCAGTGGGGGAGTGCGGGATCGATGGCCGCTTTACCGACACGCTTGAAGAGCAGAGGCACTACTTTGATGCTCAACTAAGGCTTGCGAAACAGCATTCACTGCCGGTAGTGGTGCACTGTGTCCACGCCAACGATAAAGTGGCTAAGCGCCTTCGCCAGCTCGCGCTTCCAAAGGCAGGGTTAATTCATGCCTTCTCGGGCTCCATCGAGCAAGCGACCAAGTTTCTTGACCTGGGGTTTAAGCTGGGGTTGGGCGGTGCAGTCACCTATGAGCGTGCCAAGCGGTTACGACGAACCGTTGAGGCACTGCCTGATGATGCTTTTGTGCTGGAAACCGATAGCCCCGATATGCCGCTTAGCGGTTATCAGGGCATGCGTAATGAGCCTTGTCGAGTTGCCGAGCTATGCAGCGTTGTGGCCGCACTGCGCGGGCAAACAGGGAGGCAGGTCGCAGCTCAAAGTAGTGATACCGCCGCGACGCTGTTTGGCTTGCCTTTAACCAAGAAATAA
- a CDS encoding YgfZ/GcvT domain-containing protein → MATVTASTPALGSVRLNHLAALDVKGADAENFLQGQTSAQVSLADGHFAPLTCFCTPKGRMLANAQLMRLGDEHYRLLLSNTLLDSLANHLKKFAAFYRAELTTQRDLIFIGVGDEAQALADQLGMDMPDRVGTHTNNDQACVLRYPGETPRWLLCFDNDSKVDLASVQDDQAGRNTWQLEDIRSGLAWLTDTQQDHFLPQMLNWEALGGISFKKGCYTGQEVVARAHFRGQVKKRLMHISVETTTLPEVGASVVNGDDKAVGEVVVSAFDHQGGVELLAVMSTKVAEETMPLYLDGAPATLLPLPYAIERVDPEQLAVNLNG, encoded by the coding sequence ATGGCGACCGTTACCGCTAGCACCCCCGCCCTTGGCAGCGTCCGCCTTAACCACTTAGCCGCGCTGGATGTGAAGGGGGCGGATGCAGAAAATTTCCTTCAGGGCCAGACCAGCGCCCAGGTCAGCCTGGCCGACGGGCACTTTGCGCCGCTCACCTGTTTTTGTACGCCTAAGGGCCGCATGCTGGCCAACGCCCAGTTGATGCGCTTGGGCGATGAGCACTATCGGCTGCTGCTCAGTAACACCTTATTGGATAGCCTAGCGAATCATCTTAAAAAATTCGCCGCTTTTTACCGCGCTGAGCTAACCACCCAACGCGACCTGATATTCATTGGAGTCGGCGATGAGGCCCAAGCGCTGGCGGATCAGTTGGGTATGGATATGCCTGATCGAGTGGGCACTCATACCAACAACGACCAAGCCTGCGTACTCCGCTACCCCGGTGAGACACCCCGCTGGCTATTGTGTTTCGATAATGACAGCAAGGTCGATTTAGCGTCGGTACAGGATGACCAAGCGGGCCGTAACACTTGGCAGCTTGAGGATATTCGTAGCGGTTTGGCATGGCTAACCGATACCCAGCAGGATCACTTCCTGCCCCAAATGCTGAACTGGGAAGCGTTGGGCGGCATTAGCTTTAAAAAAGGCTGTTACACAGGCCAGGAAGTCGTCGCCCGAGCGCACTTCCGTGGCCAGGTGAAAAAGCGTTTGATGCATATCAGTGTAGAGACTACAACGCTGCCTGAGGTGGGTGCTAGCGTGGTTAATGGTGACGATAAGGCGGTAGGCGAAGTGGTGGTCAGCGCGTTTGATCATCAAGGCGGCGTCGAATTGCTGGCAGTCATGAGCACTAAAGTCGCCGAAGAAACCATGCCGCTCTATTTAGATGGGGCGCCAGCGACCCTTCTCCCATTACCCTATGCGATTGAGCGCGTTGACCCGGAACAGCTTGCGGTTAACCTTAACGGCTAG